AGGTGGAGACCGGTGTGGTGTGCTTGGTCTGGATGCCGACGCCCGCGTTGGTGGAGTACCAGCCGCCCGCCCAGCCGCTGATGTGGTGGATGTTCATGTCGTGCACCCGGATGTGGTGCAGGACGCCGCCGGAGCTGTTCTCGGCGAGGACACCGGAGCGGTAGGCGGGCGAGGACGCCGCGTTGGTGAGTTCCAGGCCGCCTATCTCCCAGTACTGCTGGTTGAGCAGGTGGATCACGGGGCCGGTGGCGCCCTTGGCGTCGATCACCGGCTTGGCCCCGGTGCCGTACGCGCCCATGGTGATGGGGCTGCCGGAGGCGCCCGAGCCGCCGGGGCTGAGCTGGCCGGTGCAGGTGGTGCCGGCGGCGAAGAGGATGTTGTCGCCGGCGCCGAACGTGGTGTTGTTGACGGCGGTGACGGAGTTCCAGGGGCTGGACTGGGTGCCGTTGCCGTTGGTCACGGCCGAGCAGTTCACGTAGTGCGTGGTTCCCGCCGCCATCGCGGTGGGAACCGGGAGGAGGAGGGCGCCCGCCAGCGTGGCGAGCAGGGTGAGGACGTGGGACGCCCTGATCCCCGGGCGGTCCGTTCTGCGACGCTTCATCGCGACGCTCCTTGCTGGGTGAATGTGTCCTCCGCGCCGCGGGATGCGACGTGGGTCTTCCTGCACCGGGCGGGTCGGCCTGAGCGGATACGCCCGGAGACTGTGGTGGGCACGCTTCAGCGTGCGGGGAGTGATGAGGGCAGGGGCGTTTCGAGGACGGAGGCGTGGCGCATGCCCGGCGGCAGGGTCAGGGAGACGGGCTCCCAGTCCGTCCCGTCCTTGCTGCGGGCCGCCCCGTACTTCCCTTCGAGGAAATGGTCGAAGATCATGAGCCACTCGTCGCCGCGGCGGAAGAGCGACGGTCCTTCCACCACGGGGGGACTGACCGGTCCGAGGCGGGAGGTGTAGGGGCCACCGGGGATCTCGAAGGTCGTCAGATGGATGTTCTTGTGCGCGGTGGCGAGGTCGTTGGTGCCGCGCTCGTCCTTGAACGCCATGAGGAATCCGCCGCCGTCCAGCTGCCGCACGGTGGCGTCGATGACCGAGTGGCCGGGGTCGAAGAAGACCTCGGGAGCCGAGAACGTGTGGAAGTCCTCGGTGGTGCAGTGCCAGATGCGGTGGTCCTGGCCGACGTGTTCGAAGTCGCGGCCTTCGGCCGTGCTGCCCGACTCCACGACCGAGGACCA
This genomic window from Streptomyces sp. DG2A-72 contains:
- a CDS encoding glycoside hydrolase family 43 protein, with the protein product MYVVSYFTDTDEALHLAYSHDGEEFRAVNGGRPVLRGTVGTGRLRDPFIGVGPDGLFHLLATDGWTSPCIVHATSSDLLTWSDQELIPVMADVDGAHNAWAPEFFPDRGTGLYHLIWSSVVESGSTAEGRDFEHVGQDHRIWHCTTEDFHTFSAPEVFFDPGHSVIDATVRQLDGGGFLMAFKDERGTNDLATAHKNIHLTTFEIPGGPYTSRLGPVSPPVVEGPSLFRRGDEWLMIFDHFLEGKYGAARSKDGTDWEPVSLTLPPGMRHASVLETPLPSSLPAR